TTGAAAATCGCACACCTTTTACGGATTATCGCTTGGTTGAATTTGCTTTTTCTTTGGAGTCTTCTTTGAAATTTGCTAAAGGATATAGCAAATATCTTTTGAGGCTTTTGCTAGAGAGATTAGGAAGCAAGGAGCTTGCTTGGAGAGCGGATAAAGTTGGCTTTAGTGCTCCTGAATTTGTTTTAGCCCAGACTTTAGGCTATAATGTTAGCTCACTTTTTGGGATACGCTTAGCGTTTTTTGAAGTATTAAAAATGCGTTTAAAGGGAGAGATATGATTTGGATTGATGTCGCAACTCCTAAATATGCGATGTTTTTTGCGGGGATGATTAGGGAGCTAGAGAAAAGGGGATTTGAGGTGCTTGTAACAACGCGTTATGCTCCAAATTACACCGAAGCAAAAGAAATTTTAGAATTGCATCAGATTCCACATATTGTGCTTGGAGAATATGGGGGTGCAACACTTTTGGAAAAATTTGAAGCAAGGATTTTTAGGCAAAAAGAAATTTTGGATTTATTTAAAGCAAGAGGGGTTCCAAAAGTGCTAATTTGTGGGGCTGTAGTTGATAGTGTGCAGGTAGCCTATGGGATTGGGATCCCAGTGGTGAATATTTATGATACTCCTGCTTTTACTAAGCCAAAAGATAGCGAATGTCCAAAGGAATTAACTGCGGTAGCTAGGCTCACTTTGCCTTTTTCAAAAATATTTTTTTATCCTTTTATTTTTCCTAAAGAATTAATGTTGCGTTTTGCGCTCGATGAAAATCAAATCCAATCGTATCCCTTTATTGATGTGGCATTGTGGATAAATGCTATCCAAAAAGATTCTAAAAATGATTTCCGAACACGCTATGGATTAGATACGCAAAAACCTACAATTCTAATTCGCGAAGAAGAGTATAAAGCCCATTATGTCAAAGAGCAAATTCCGACTATTTATGAAGTGATTCCGTTGCTAAAAAAAGAAATGGATGTGAATTTAGTGATTATGCCTCGCTATGAAAAAGAGAGACTAAAAAAGGATTTTGGAGAGATTGCTACTATTTTAGAAGAGAAGCTAAAGCCAGAAGAATTTTATCCTTTTATTGATTTGTTTATTGGTGGAGGTGGGACAATGAATCTTGAATCAGTTTGTTATGGAATCCCTACTATTTCCACGCGTTCAATTTGGCTAGTTCATGATCAGTATTTGATTAAAAACAAACTAATGTTTTGGAGTCAAGATTGCAATGAGATTGTGCAAATTGCAAAGTCTATGTTAGGTAAAAGAATTGATTCGCAAAGCTATTTTGTGCGTGGAGAATGCAGTTTTGATTCTATGATTGAGAGAATTACAAAGGAGATTTTATGTTAGGTGTGGCATTGCTTGGTTGTGGGAGAATCGCCCTTCGTCACGCAGAGCTTTTAAGTAGGGGTGAGATTGAAGGTGCTAAATTAGTTTGTGTGTGCGATATAGATGAAAGTCGTTCCAAGCAATTTGGAGAGAAATATCAAGTCCCCTATTTTACAAGCTTAGATTCGATGATGGAATCTTGCAAAAAGGAAATTAATATTGTTTCTATTCTTACTCCAAGTGGCTTGCATGCTAAAAATACTTTGGAAGTTGCACCTTATAAAAAACATATTATTGTTGAAAAGCCTATGGCATTGACTTTAGAAGATGCTGATAAAATGATTGAAGCTTGTGATAGAAATGGAATTAGGCTTTTTGTAGTTAAGCAAAACCGCTATAATTTGCCCGTTCAAAAATTAAGAGAGGCTTTGGAAGCGGGGAGATTTGGTAAGCTTGTAATGGGCAGCGTGCGAGTGCGATGGTGTCGAGACAATGCATATTATCGTCAAGATTCTTGGCGTGGGACTTGGGCGATGGATGGAGGTGTTTTTACTAATCAAGCTAGTCATCATATTGATTTATTAGAATGGATGATGGGTGATGTGGAGAGCGTGTTTGCTAAAAGCATAACGGCATTAAGTGAAATTGAAACTGAAGACACTGGAGTAGCGGTTTTGAAGTTTAAAAACGGAGCTTTGGGGGTGATTGAAGCAACCACTGCTACACGCCCTAAAGATTTAGAAGGCAGTATTTCGATTCTAGGAGAGTTTGGAAGTGTCGAGATTGGTGGATTTGCAGTAAATGAAATCAAAACTTGGAATTTTGTGGAATCTTTAGAAAGCGATAAAGAAGTGAGAGAAAAATACTCGACTAATCCGCCTAATGTTTATGGATTTGGTCATAAAGAATATTATTTGCATGTGATTGATTCGATTGTGCATAATAAAAAAGCACTTGTTGATGGTTTGGAGGGGCGAAAGAGTTTGGAACTAATTATTGCAATGTATGAATCAATTGAAACAGGTAAAGAAGTTTTTTTGCGATTCCAGCCTAAGCAGTGTAAATTAGGACATTTATGAAAAAAATTGTATTTTTGGGAGCAAAAAAGATAGGGTTTGAGTGCTTAGCTCAATTATTTGCTAGGCAAAAAGAATTGGATTATGAGATTATTGCGGTGGGAACTTCGCATAGGGGTGTGGAAATTAAAGAGTTTTGTAAGGCACATAATATTAAAGAAATTCAAAATTTAGACGATTTATTGAAGTTGGACTTTGATTTACTCTTTAGTGTGCAGTATCATTTGATTTTACAACAAGAACACATTAATTGTGCTAGGGAAATTGCATTCAACTTGCATTTAGCACCACTTCCGGAATATCGTGGGTGTAATCAATTTAGCTTTGCTATTTTAAACGAAGATAGCGAGTTTGGAGTAACCTTGCATAAAATGGATTGTGGAATAGATAGTGGGGATATTATATTTGAGAGGCGGTTTGCGATTCCAAAGGATTGTTTTGTAGGTGAGTTAGTGGAGTTAGCTAATCAAGA
This portion of the Helicobacter canadensis MIT 98-5491 genome encodes:
- a CDS encoding formyltransferase family protein, encoding MKKIVFLGAKKIGFECLAQLFARQKELDYEIIAVGTSHRGVEIKEFCKAHNIKEIQNLDDLLKLDFDLLFSVQYHLILQQEHINCAREIAFNLHLAPLPEYRGCNQFSFAILNEDSEFGVTLHKMDCGIDSGDIIFERRFAIPKDCFVGELVELANQEGLQLFCEKLPYLINGEYEFTPQSDCVVLKREFHYRREIEALKCVDLYGGGALIEKVIRATAMPGFEPPYCIIGGRKFCFISKSDS
- a CDS encoding DUF354 domain-containing protein — protein: MIWIDVATPKYAMFFAGMIRELEKRGFEVLVTTRYAPNYTEAKEILELHQIPHIVLGEYGGATLLEKFEARIFRQKEILDLFKARGVPKVLICGAVVDSVQVAYGIGIPVVNIYDTPAFTKPKDSECPKELTAVARLTLPFSKIFFYPFIFPKELMLRFALDENQIQSYPFIDVALWINAIQKDSKNDFRTRYGLDTQKPTILIREEEYKAHYVKEQIPTIYEVIPLLKKEMDVNLVIMPRYEKERLKKDFGEIATILEEKLKPEEFYPFIDLFIGGGGTMNLESVCYGIPTISTRSIWLVHDQYLIKNKLMFWSQDCNEIVQIAKSMLGKRIDSQSYFVRGECSFDSMIERITKEILC
- a CDS encoding Gfo/Idh/MocA family protein — encoded protein: MLGVALLGCGRIALRHAELLSRGEIEGAKLVCVCDIDESRSKQFGEKYQVPYFTSLDSMMESCKKEINIVSILTPSGLHAKNTLEVAPYKKHIIVEKPMALTLEDADKMIEACDRNGIRLFVVKQNRYNLPVQKLREALEAGRFGKLVMGSVRVRWCRDNAYYRQDSWRGTWAMDGGVFTNQASHHIDLLEWMMGDVESVFAKSITALSEIETEDTGVAVLKFKNGALGVIEATTATRPKDLEGSISILGEFGSVEIGGFAVNEIKTWNFVESLESDKEVREKYSTNPPNVYGFGHKEYYLHVIDSIVHNKKALVDGLEGRKSLELIIAMYESIETGKEVFLRFQPKQCKLGHL